The Zingiber officinale cultivar Zhangliang chromosome 10A, Zo_v1.1, whole genome shotgun sequence genome contains a region encoding:
- the LOC122027970 gene encoding uncharacterized protein LOC122027970, with the protein MNKMIIASKTTIDEVHEHSNEKMSNCDLDGVAESVRCECCGMSEDCTPTYIRRIKEQFHGKWICGLCSDAVKEQMKRAKYNTEEQALESHMSHCIKFNRTVRLNPKLSLAVALRDIARKSSERRTNTEAMVSNELVSVIGCGPSLDLDHKQAQIQ; encoded by the coding sequence ATGAACAAGATGATCATCGCCAGTAAGACGACCATTGACGAGGTCCATGAGCACTCGAACGAGAAGATGAGCAACTGCGATCTTGACGGAGTTGCTGAGAGCGTGAGATGCGAGTGCTGCGGGATGTCGGAGGATTGCACGCCCACCTACATCCGTCGGATCAAGGAGCAATTTCACGGCAAGTGGATCTGCGGCCTCTGCTCCGATGCCGTCAAGGAGCAGATGAAGCGAGCCAAATATAACACCGAGGAACAAGCGCTGGAGTCGCACATGTCACACTGCATCAAGTTCAACAGGACAGTCAGACTCAACCCCAAGCTCTCCCTGGCAGTGGCCCTGAGGGACATCGCGAGGAAGAGCTCCGAACGCAGGACGAACACTGAAGCGATGGTGTCCAACGAGCTTGTGAGCGTCATCGGCTGTGGCCCGAGTTTGGATCTCGATCACAAGCAAGCGCAGATACAGTGA